A region from the Triticum urartu cultivar G1812 chromosome 1, Tu2.1, whole genome shotgun sequence genome encodes:
- the LOC125516403 gene encoding uncharacterized protein LOC125516403 gives MIGAKPLVLALSSPSSGSTEAADAAAVIAERFLPDLLYAAEKARERTHDVPREDEEAKLSLMARVGKVLFQLWSTSREWFPACLGNALCKKMGSLQSTRKPLLLDNLSPRLDGTSSMPNTGHTSHTHRYVLPLLHQCDFHQRKDHGMGKG, from the exons ATGATCGGCGCCAAGCCCCTCGTCCTTGCCCTCTCCTCCCCATCCTCCGGCTCCACGGAGGCCGCGGACGCGGCCGCAGTCATCGCCGAGAGGTTCTTGCCGGACCTTTTATACGCGGCGGAGAAGGCGAGGGAGAGGACGCACGATGTGCCCAGGGAAGACGAGGAGGCAAAACTGAGTCTCATGGCAAGGGTGGGCAAGGTCCTGTTCCAACT GTGGTCGACAAGCAGGGAATGGTTTCCAGCATGTCTTGGAAATGCACTGTGCAAGAAGATGGGAAGCTTGCAATCGACAAG GAAGCCATTGCTGTTGGACAATCTTTCGCCACGGTTAGATGGTACGAGCTCGATGCCGAACACCGGCCATACAAGTCACACGCATCGATATGTCCTTCCTCTGCTTCATCAATGCGACTTTCATCAAAGAAAG GATCATGGAATGGGTAAGGGCTGA